TCTAGGTGGGAAATGATCGGAGCCTCAGGAGAAGTGTGGTCTAAAGGCTGGGAGAGTCAGAAGAGGACGCCGGTAACTTCTTTGGGAACATGGAATCAGTTGGGATGTGATTTACAGAGCATTCTTATGACTTGTGCAGAATAGGGGAAGGAGAGACAAAGCCagcaggcagggagaggagggacgGAAGGAAGCAAACCGTGATTGTGAAAACCCGTGTCAGTGGGGGCTCTTCTGGAGCACAGCGGAAGGGGCGAGGAGTCCAGACCTACAGCTGGATCACTGAGCCCTTAGCAGGAAATACTCTAACCCATCCACGCTGGGATTGGTGCAGTAGGAAGATGGACAGAGGACCTGGGCAGGGCACAGATGATACAACACATTACGATAAAACACAATAGACTGTAATAGAACTCAAAGCATGCTCTCTGTGTGCTGGGCGCGGTGCTTTGTATGCATTAGCTCGTTGAATCCACACACCCACCCAGTGTAGTGCGTGCCACTGGCATTCTCACTTTGCACGTGAGGACCCTGAGAGGTAAGTAATTTGCACAAAGTGCCAGAGATGAGAGTtggtagaaccaggattcaaacccaggcagctcGGCTCTGCTCAACCTCACTTATAATGAGAGAAAATCACATAAACACACTAACGGGTTTCACCTCCCAGACTGGCAAAGATCCAGAAGTTTGATACTATGAATTATAGGCTGATGAGACATTTTGTGCCACTATGGAGGGTGCTTGGGCTGGGACTCTCAATTCAAACACAACTAAGCACAACTCAAGATcgtgggacagaaaaaggacattagtggagaCCCCAGTGAGATCCGAGGAAAGTCTGGAAGGTAAATGGATAGTAGCACACCAGGTGGGTTTCCtggttgtaacaaatgtacatgGTAACCTAGGAAGTTAATGGGGGAAAACGGAACGGGGAGTTGGGAAGGGGCTCTCTCTGTACTGACTTCACACCTTTTCAATAAAGCTAAAATTATCCCCaaataaaagtttgtttttaaatgcacacaCCCGGTGAGGCAGCAGTTTCACTTCAAGAATTCATCGCATTTTTACTCACGTGTGTGTGGAGTGGTGTAGACATAAGGCTGTCTCATGGCCGAGGGCTGGAAGccgcctgcatgtctggagcagAGGCCTGGGTAGATGCCCCTGCGGCGGGGTTGGCGCCACGAGCAGTTAGAAAGACAGAGATGGCTCTTCCTGTCCTGATAGGGAACTGTCTCTCGGGTGGAGACAGTTGAGTGAAAAGGCAAGGGGCCAGAGAGCATTGTGCAAAgcaaaaaatggaagagagagagagagagagagagagagagagagatggagggagggagagagactggaTATGGATATGAGAAGGATATACGAGAGAAGATAACAGTCGCTGCCTTAGGAGGGGAACTGGGTAGTAAGAGCCTGTGTTTTATTATATACTCACTCAAACTCTGTACTTCATTACCCATTCAAAATCAACTACTTTTACTTAAAATTAGCAACCAGAACAAAGACATACCCACCAAAAAGGGGAGTGGCCACCATCCCCTGCTCCACCCATCTGACCCTGCTCTGCCAACTGCCTTCTACTCTGcccaccagcccctgccctgccccgcccACCTGCCCTGCCCCGCCTACCAACCCCTGCCCCGCCCACCTGCCCTGCTCCGCCCAGcagcccctgccccgcccaccaGCCCCGCTCCGCCCACCTGCCCCACCCCGCCCACCTGCCCCGCTCCGcccagcagcccctgccccacccacctgcccctgcccagctgtgggtctaacctctctctgcctttgttcccacccccacccccacccccacccccctcctgcTTCCCTTTCAGGCCTCAGTAACATCATCGGCATCATCGTCTACATTTCCAGCAACACGGGAGACCCCAGCGACAAGCGCGACGAAGACAAAAAAAACCATTACAACTACGGCTGGTCTTTTTACTTCGGAGCCCTGTCTTTCATTGTGGCTGAGACCGTGGGCGTCCTGGCCGTAAACATTTAcattgagaaaaacaaagagctgaGATTTAAGACCAAACGGGAGTTCCTTAAGGCTCCCTCCTCGTCGCCCTACGCCAGGATGCCGAGCTACCGGTACCGGCGACGGCACTCGCGGTCCAGCTCCAGGTCCACCGAGGCCTCCCCGTCCAGGGACGCGTCTCCGGTGGGGCTCAAGATCGCCGGGGCCATTCCCATGGGCGAGCTGGCCATGTACACGCTGTCCAGGGAGCCCCTCAAGGTGACCACGGCCGCCAGCTACAGCCCCGACCAGGAGGCCGGCTTCCTGCAGGTGCACGACTTCTTCCAGCAGGACCTGAAGGGAGGCGTGCACACCAGCATGCTCAACCGGCGGACCACCCCGGTGTGAGCCGCCCCGTCCTCTCGGCACCGGCCTCTCCCCAGGTGGGCGGCTTGGACCCCACAGGGGGCATCTGACCCGTAAGACGGACCAACAACAGACTGAGGCCAAACCCCACCCTCCCGGGTCTCCAGAATGGGTCGCGGGCTGGCTTGGAGCGAAGCCCCGGAGATGGGAATCAGAAGCAAGAAGGCTGATTTTATCCCCAAAAAGGGTGTTTTGATGCCCCGGGGTTCCGAAATCTCCCAGGAGGCCCCAGAgctctcctgaggctgcacagccTTGCCCCACCCGGGAAAACAAAATCGAGCCATTATCTCCTCTTGGAAACAAATCTTCTGCCAGAAGAACAGGCTTTCGGGGCCTTCCCTCCCTGCCCGGGCTTCACCAGGCCCGCAGGGGCCTTTGGATGCTGGTCGGCTGCTTTTGAACCCAAGGTTCTGGCGTCTGTGAGCCGCAGGCAAGGAAGCCGAAGCTTGCCCCCTTTCcctctgtctgcctgtctgtctgtctctggcaGCGGCCGCTTGTTGAGGTAACACTGACGCTGAGGAGAGAGCCTGTGACCACCCGGTGCTCTGGCCTTTGTGCTGTCCGGGGCCGCTGCCCTCAGCCTGGGGACATCGAGGCCTGCGGAGGAATCCGTGGGGTTTGGGGGCGTCTTCGCTGGCCTGGGCATGAGGTAAAggctctcctctctgcttctggAAGGTTCTGCCTCACATGGAAAGGGCAGAAGTCACTGACTGTACTTGAGAGTCAGGAAGATTCCACGGGTCAGAGGAAGGGTGGTCTCTTACTTTgtccccccacctctgcccactGGCCTGAGGAGCAGCTCTGCCCCTCCTGGGGGGCCATAGGGACAGACCTTCCCCCCAGGTGTTTGGCAACAAGAGCCCGAACCTTGTGCAAGAAAGGGAGACCCGAGGGTGAACAGAGACCAAAAGATCAGAACAAACCCCCGTTTCCGGGGTGGCCACTCATCCTGATTTCTTGCAGAAACGCCAGGAGAGCAGTTACATCCATTCCCTCTTGAAAAGTGgcagcagcccctgccccagcccctgttACTGTCACttctgcccccgccccgccccgaaAGCACTCAGCGAGGAAGTTTGGATGAAAGGGCCGAGCACCTGGGAAGTGAGGCGGCAGGTTCCATGCTTGACGTTTTTCCAACCGTTTCTCCCCTCTGGAGGCAAGCAGAGAATGTGGAAGCGTGTCCGGGCTCAGAGGGAAAGCTTTCTAGAACACGGAGCTGAGCCTCTTTTATATAAACACGTGCTTTCTGAAGACAGATCCTTTCTTACTTTTTGAGACCTGGTAATCCCTCTGAAGCAGTTGTCTGCGACCCCGGTAGCTGTCGTACTCAGAAGTGACAAGCAAATTCTTACCTCAGCCACCTGCTCGTGGACCCCCTAGGCGGACTCGGCCCCGGGAGTTCAGATCCGGGTCATGGTCATCGCCATCCTCCGCCGCCCCCAGAGGGGACCTCCACATGTCCCGCCCCCGGTGACCGCGTGCCGGGGCCCCTCCGCGCTTGCTCGAAACCCTTCCCTCCCGTCGAGGTTGGCTTTGTGTGGTTTGTCCAAGCATGTACAGCAGTGAGTGCTGGAGTGTCCGGGCTTGTGGCCTGCCCCTGCccgccttccccctccccaggccatgACACCATCCCACCAGGCTAGAAGGATGGGGGCAAAATCCGGGGACTCATCCCCCAGCAAGGTCACTTCCAAAAACAGGCAGCCTTGTCCTTTCTTCCACGTAAGCCACCTTCCCACCTGCTGCCCTGGAAGTTTCCATCATTTCGTGGAGAAAGCTGTGTTCCAATGAATCCTACCTCTTGCCCAGTCCCAGGAAGAGAACGCAGGGCCCACTTTCGGGACCAAGAAAGTAGAAAGAAGCGACAGGAGGGACAGAAGAGCAGGGGGCAGAACCACCTCAGCGCCTCTGGTCTTCACAGCCTTTCTCCCACCGTTGCCCCAGGTTCTGGTCGCCCCCTCCTCCTCGCCTGCCCTCGCTCTGAGACCTGCGCCCACGGGGGCACTGGGTGGCCTGTGCCCCCCACACTCCCCCGACCCCACGCCCTCTCCATCCCGCCCCTGTGTGTCTCGCCAGTTAAGCCCCTGTGAATCCCGTACCTACTACTGGTTTTGGGTTGTtagttctgtctttttttaattaaataaaaacatttttgaaacgTTCTCTTCTCGatgtgggaggggggaggggggggtccCTTCAAGTCTTCGTGGGCACTTAGTGTCCTCAGGTCTAGGAGACGCTGGGGACCCTCCAGGAGAAGGGGAGGCGAGAGCGGACCCTGTGCTGGTCAAGGCCAGTTTCTCTGGATTTTGTCCGGGTCCCTGGCCACCCCCCCAGCACCACCAGCTGGCTTCACGCTCCTGAGGTGCCTTTTCACAGACGAGGCAGAAGAGGGACAGGCCGCCCCCGGTGTGGTGGAAGCATCTGGGCAGCTGAGCAAGCCAGGCCTGTCTTCAGAGTCTGCAGGGCAGGCGCTGGCTGGACAGGGCTGCAGCCTCAGGGCCGCCAGGCTGCCTGGTGGGTTCCTGAAAAGTCCCAGAAccagcctccttcccctcccaatTCCAAAACGAATGAGGAGCAGAACCAGGGGTCCTGTCCCAGAGTGTGAGCTTGCATGCCTGGAGGCACTGGACGCGAGAACGCGGCTGCAACCAGAGGTCCGATGGCACAGAGCCTCCCAACCCCCGGCGTGGCAGCtggctgcccccgcccccagccaccGGGAGGAGAGAAATCAGGGACGCAGAGGGGGGCCAGAGAGACCCCTCTGATCAAGAGACTGCACAGACCCCCGCCGGTCATGGTGCGACCCGCCAGGCTCCCGCTGGCAGGCGGGCACCGGCTGTACATCCACCCACCCCTTGGACAGGCATTGAGGCCGGATGATCAGCATCTTCCCCTGGTCCCACTGGAGCTGCAGACCAGCGCACCTTCACATCCAGTGACACGTCCCCCTCTCTTTCAGGACCGAGACGGTGAGTTTTCTTCCTGGGAGCCGTGGCCTTCTCTGGTCCTCCTGGAGCCAAGATGCACTGGACTCTTGAGCTTCCTTCAGGAGAACGTTGGTGTCACGAAGGCCTTTCCCAGGGCTTTGGGAGCGAGGCTGAGGGCCCAGTGTCCCCACATCCCGGCCCTTATGGCTGCAGGAACCGCCTTGTCTGAACTTTCAGCCCTGGCTTTTtaaccctctttcctccttcctgagACAGGCACCTGGGGAAACTGACGTTCCCAGGGGCCCTGAGCCACCGGTGCTGGGGCGGGGGACCTCCGCCCTGTCCCACCCACTGACCCCTGCTAAGCTCCGGGCTCACGGCTCTGCCAACTCAGAGCCACGACACTCGGCGTTGGCACCAGGGGCCAGAACTCCTGGTTATTTTTAGCCCTGAGGAGACTCTGGCTCAGCACACGCTTTTTGCAGCAGTCCTGGGCAGACTCCTGTGCAGTCTGCATTCAGCGCCACGGTACGGCCTCCGTCCGACGCGGGGCTCACGCGGTCACGCGTTTCAGCTCAACGAAAAACTCTGTCTCCATAACCGGCAGAGTTAGAGCCGCGGGAACCGACACGGAAGTGGGTGGTCTAGGGCCCAGAGCCCCCTCCGGCCCTCACTTTACCCCTTCCCTGTATCACTCAGAGTAGGCTGATGAAGCCAACCACCCCGAATGCAGAATGGCTTAGCACAATGGAAGTCTACTTGTCACTCATAGAGTCCGATCCGTGGGGCGGGTACACTGTGTACAGAATACACACTGTCATTCAGAGGTTCAGAGACCCGCCGTGGAGGCTCTGCCATCCACAACATGGGTGTCTAAGGTTGACCTTGGCGTTGACATCCAGCAGGCAGATGGAGAAGGGGGACGGCGGGTGGTCTTGTGGATAGAGGGTGTTGTGAGAGGTTTTAATGGACCAGGAAGTCGTGACATCCCCTTCTGCGCACATGCCACTGGCCAGAGCTCAATCACGTGGTCCCACCTGAGAGCCGGGAGATGGGCTGTGTAGTCTAGCCGGGGAGGGGAGGAATACAGTTTGGGACACAGCTGGTCAGTCTCAGCTCCTGGTCTGGGTCTTTGGGCATCTCCCTCTTTTGCCTCCCCTCCCCGATCTTTCTGGGAGTGCCTACTTGAAACTGACCCCTTTGCCTGGGACTGCATCAGCCTCTGTGTCCAGAgcccctcctccagctccagAGTTGAAGTCGGGCCTCTTCTCTGCTCTGGatgccccatctgtaaaatgggtccatGCTACCTTCTTCCTAGGTTGGAGGAGCAGGCTTGAGCTCAAGCCTTGACGTAAACAGGAATCTCAGGATCACGGGACATCAAGACCAGCCAGGGTGGCAGGTATCTTAGGAATCATCTCATTCAGTGTGCTCATCATAGAAGAGGAATCAAGTCCAAAGAAGGAGGCGAGGGAGATGGAAGGgagaataaaaggaaggaaggaaaattttttGAGGATCTTCAGAACAAACTCAAAAGGGAGACACCactagcccagtggttctcaaggggggggggggggggggtgattttactcccaggggacatttgccaatgtctggagacatttctggctGTCACGGCGGGGGAGGGGATGCTCCTGGCATCTCGGGTGGAGGCCGAGAATGCTGCTCAACTCCCTACCGTCCCCGAGAAtcatctggtccaaaatgtcagtaaCTCCCGGCCGGTTTTACAATGAGGGGAACCGAGGCACAGAAAGGGGGCGGATCCCACAGCGGGTTTTCAGTGCTGCATCGAGGCTGTGACCACATGAGCAAAACTCACGTTATTTATTCTCAGTATTTCCTTTCCCTCCAACACGCTTCGATTTCTGCCTTTCTCCTCTTCACCTCTGAGCCAACAGTTGTGAAAACAGAAGTTGGGGGTTGaagaaggaaatgggaaaaaGGCCACCTTTCCCTGGGGGAGTGTAGGTGTGCCTTGTCCCAGGATTTGGGGACAAAATGCTGATGGAATTGAACCAAAGGGCAGTGGTAGGACAAGCCCAGAATCCTGGCACAGCTGGCCACTGGGCCTCACCACCCACTGCCGGCAGCTGCAGCGACGTGGCCAAGAGCCGGAAAGACAGAGACCAAATCCCCCAGCCACCCTTGGGCAGCACCGGCCAGTAACCCAAGCTCTCGCAGAGCCCCAGTTCCCTCCCGGGGCAAATGAGGAAGGAGGGTAACGCTTCCCTCCCAGGGCCGCTGGGAGGACGAATTAGACTTGAACTTAAGCAAACATTCATAAATACGCCAGCTTGGGGACTGGCCTTAGAGTGAGCTTTCAGGAGCGTCTGTCGACTAACAACACTCAAGGAATTTCCCCAAAAGAATTATTCTAGAACAGCCCTGGAAGGAGGTGCTCTGAGAGCCGGGCCCGCGGGGTGTCTGTGCCGGCAGCACGTCGGTCAGGGAGGAGCCCGTCTTCCAGCCGATCCAGGCACTGGGTGGTGCCCCCCGGAGGAGGCTCCCGTCCCAGCGGCTTCTCTGGCTGGTGCCCGTCCGTTTCTGCCCTCCGTGCTCCCCAGGCTGTGTGGGGAGAGGCCCTGTTTGAGGTCCCTAGTGTGCAGTTGGCAAGAGGAGAGGCCTGGCGGCGGGGAGGAGAAGGTGGGGGGCAGGCCTCCCTGCAGGGGGCTCAGAGCCAACCACGTGACTTCTGCTCCTGAGCTGGTTCCTAATATAGCACCCCTGGCCGCCCAGCCCTCGAgttgggcgggggaggggaggcaccGAGGGGACCTTAGAGTCCAGAGCGGGAGACGGGGCAGACACACCTgatacagatatttttaaacttgCAGCTTCCAATAAAACTGCCGGTGCAACCTCAGGAACAGAAGTCTGTGATCAAAGAGGGTGAAAAACCCACCCCCTCGTGCTCACAACTTCAGGaaagggggctgggagggacctATGTCCTGACCTTTGTCCCTTGATAAGGGTTCTCGGAGATACGTTAACCCCTGTGAGATCTCCAGAGTCCACAAATTAAATTGCAAATAACTAGgtgcttttt
This Balaenoptera acutorostrata chromosome 20, mBalAcu1.1, whole genome shotgun sequence DNA region includes the following protein-coding sequences:
- the CACNG4 gene encoding voltage-dependent calcium channel gamma-4 subunit — translated: MVRCDRGLQMLLTTAGAFAAFSLMAIAIGTDYWLYSSAYICNGTNLTMDDGPPPRRTRGDLTHSGLWRVCCIEGVYKGHCFRINHFPEDNDYDHDSSEYLLRLVRASSVFPILSTVLLLLGGLCIGAGRLHSRKNNIVLSAGILFVAAGLSNIIGIIVYISSNTGDPSDKRDEDKKNHYNYGWSFYFGALSFIVAETVGVLAVNIYIEKNKELRFKTKREFLKAPSSSPYARMPSYRYRRRHSRSSSRSTEASPSRDASPVGLKIAGAIPMGELAMYTLSREPLKVTTAASYSPDQEAGFLQVHDFFQQDLKGGVHTSMLNRRTTPV